The stretch of DNA TACGGCATGCTCATTCTCCCAGGCGTCATCTTGGCGCTTGACCTTGCCGCCTGGCATCTTTCGCTCACCATGACGTCGGTCGCCAATGCGACTCTGCTTGCCAACCTCGCACCTGTTTTCGTCACGCTGATTGCCTTCGTCTTTTTCAGCGCGCGGATCAGCCGCGGCTTCGCGCTCGGGCTTGTCCTTGCGCTCTCAGGCGTCGTCATTCTGAAGGGCGGACCGGCAGCCATCGGCAATGGCGACCTTCGCGGCGACGGCATCGCGATGATCGCCGCCTTCTTCTATGCCTGCTACATCCTTGCGATCGGCAGGCTGCGCAGCCGCTTCGATACGCTCCGCATCATGCTGTGGAGCACGACCTGCGCTGCCGCCTGCATCTTTCCGATCGGCCTGATCTACGAGGGCCATATGCTGCCCGCGACCGTCTATGGCTGGTCGATCGTCTTCGGCCTCGCCTTTATCAGCCATGCCGGCGGACAGGTGGCGATCACCTATGCGCTCGCCTATCTGCCGCCGGCCTTTTCCTCGCTGACACTGCTGCTGCAGCCGGTCGTTGCGGCAATCCTGGCCTGGGCGCTGCTTAACGAGGCGATCGGAACGATGCAGGCGCTCGGCGGCGCCGTCGTGCTGGCCGGCATCATGATTGCCCGGACATCCCGCGTTCAGGTGTGAAGCCGCGGCAGATCAGCGGTTTTCCTGCAGCAGCCATTTCTGGATGATCGGAATGTCGGCATCGCCGAGATCGTGGCCGCCGGGGATGACGTCGGAATCGACGGTGGCGCCCGAACTCTTCAGCCTCCCTTCCAACTCGCTCGCATATTTGCCATAGGCATCCGTCTTGCCGCTGATGACGAGCAGGTCCGTGCCTTTCAGATCGGCATGCGGATAATCGCTGAGCACAGGCATGGAACGCAGCAGCACGGCCTTGTGAACCAGGTGCGGGTGTAGGTAGAGCAGCGAGTTTAAAAGGTTGGCGCCATTGGAATAACCGACATAGACGACCTTCTGAGGATCGAGCCCGTAGGATTTGACGGCGCCCTCGATAAAGGCCGCGAAGGCCTCCGCCTCGGTCTTGATGTCGTTCTGGTCGAAGGAGAAGGGCGTAATGCGCTTGTACCAGCGCGGAAAACCTTCCTCCGTCGCCCGGCCGCGCACGCCGAGCAGCGTCGCCCGCGGCGCCGCTTTGTTCAACAGTGGCATCAGCGTCGTCTCGTTGCCGCCGGAGCCGTGCAACAGCACGAAGACGCTGCCGTCGGGATCGGGGGGCGTATAGAAACGGTGGACGAATGGCAGCTCGCGATAATTGACACGCGGCTGGCCGGGCATCGAAAATTGCGGCAGCATCACCTTCAGGTCGTGAAGATTGGTGATGGCTTCGGGCGGTGCGAACAGCTTCCCCCCGAGGGCGGCCTGCTCTTCGTCCACGGTCATGCCGGGCTTGTCGGTGGCGAGCTCCACCAGCGTACCGCCGGGCTCGCGGGCATAGAGCGAGCGGAAATATTTACGGTCATGCATGTTGGTCGGCGATGCGTCAGTCGCCTCCAGAGCCTTGCGAACGACAAGCAGCGTCTCCTCGTCGGCGGCGCGGAAGGCGACGTGATCGACCGTCCCGGTGCCTGGCGCGCCGGACCAGAAGCCGCGCGCATCGCGCACGTCGATAATGTCGCCGGATTGCGACACCAGCCTGTCGATCGTGCCGCGGCTGGCCTGGAAGCGGTAACCGAAATGGCTCTCGAGGAAGCTGCGGCTTTCGGTGGGCTTCTCCGTCAGCATGGTTGCGCCGCGCACCCGCTGGATGGCATGCTCGACCGGGATCGAGGCGCCGTCCCAGGCGGCCGGCGATACCAGGCTCTTTGCGCCGGCGAGCTTGAGGATGATGTTGTCAGGGTCCTTCAGCCGTAGGACAGGCTCGCCGAATTCGTCGGCCGGTCCCTCGGAGCTGAGGCCGAAGCTCATGGCACGCGTCAGCCAGTAGCCGATGCTGGTGGGGTTGATCGACAGCGATATTTCGCTGATCTGGCCATAGCCGGCCCGGCCGGGCGCACCATCTTCCCAGGCGAGGAAGGTCAGCAGCGAACCCGGCGTCCCCTCTCCATCGCCATAGAAGAGATGAAGCTGCGTCGCGTCCTCGTAACCGGCTGTCTGCTTGACGAGCCGCATGCCGAGAAATCCCGCGTAAAAGTCCACGTTCGCCTGCACCTTTCGGGTGACGGCCGTGACGTGATGTATACCTGATACCATCGAGAGCAGTCCTGATTGAAGCGGCGTCGTCAGGAGCGCGAGTATGAGAGCTGCGAAGGTCATACCGTTGCCAATGACGATCGCTTAGTTTTGTTCCGCACAAAGCGCAAGCGAATCGCCGCGCTGCAACAACTCCAAATTCTCGACATCTTCGAGTGCCTCTTCTAGTTGCTGCAGGGTCGGCGGCTTGACCATATAGGCGCGCGCACCGAGATTTCTGGCCCGCCGCATGTCGCTCTCGTCGCTTGATGTGCTGAGGATGCAGACGGGAATTTGCTTGAGGCGCACGTCGGCTGAAAGCGCATGCAGCACCTCGAAGCCGTCCATGATCGGCATGTTGATGTCGAGCAGCATGAGGTCGATCTGCGGCAGATCGGCAATGCCGGCGCGTTCTTCGAGCAGCCGCATCGCCTCGCGCCCGTTGGTGGCGACATGCAGGTTGAAGTTCACCTTCTCCCTCCGCATCAGCTTGATCTTCAGAAGTTGAATGTCGGCCGGGCTGTCTTCCACCAGCAGCACTTCGGCAAGCCTGCCCGAACCTTCGGCTTGCTGCTCCGCCGGCCTTGTGCTGTGCGGCACGGCCGATGCGGCTGATGGCACGGGCCTCGCCTCGGCGAGCGGCACTTCGAGAATGAAGGTGGCGCCCGGCCCATTTTCTGCCTCGCACCAGATCGAGCCGCCATGCATCTGCGCGATGCGGCGGCAGATGGCAAGGCCGAGCCCGGTGCCTTCGATGCCACGGCCGACGAGACGCTTGAACGGCTGGAAGATCAGTTCGCGGTGCTCGGGGTCGATGCCGGGCCCGTTGTCACGCACCGTGAGGCGGCAGGTATCGCCCTGCGCTTCGCCTGTGATGCTGATCTCCGGAACCTTCTGCTCGCAATAGCGGATGGCGTTCGACACCAGGTTCTGCAGGAGCTGGGTCAGCAGCGTCGCATCGCCCATGACCTCGGGCAGCGCCCCGCGGATGATGACGGCTCCACGGCTTTCGGTCTGCTGGCGCAGATTGTCCTCCACCTGGTCGAGCACATCAGAGAGCGAGACCGGCCTGAGCTCCAGTCCGCCGGAGGCCTCGAGCTTGGTGAAGCCCGAGACCTTGACGATCAGGTCTTCCATATGGTCGGCCGCGCTGAGCACGTAATCGAGCAATTCCCGGTCTTCGGCCGGCAGCGCCGCAGAACCGTGCAGGATGCGGGTGAAGGATTTGATCGTCCGGAGCGGCTCCTTCAGATCATGGGCCATGGCGCGGGTGAAAATCTCCAGCGACTGCCGCTTCTGCTCCAGTTTCGCCTCCAGCATGCCGTGCATGATGGCGTTCTGAATGCAACGATGCAGCGTCTCGGGCGAAAGCGAATCCTTTGTCAGATAGTCGCGTGCCCCGCTCTTCATCACCTCGACGGCCACGGTCTCACTGCCCTGGCCGGTCAGCATGATGACGTTGGCGGCGGGATCATCCTCCAGGATATCGGCAAGAACGCCGAGCCCGTCGCGCCCAGGCAGCGAATAGTCGAGCAGGATGCAGTCCGGCCGTTTCCGGCCATTCAGCGCACGGCCCTCTTCGCCCGTCTCCGCCTCCACGACGGTATAGGCAGTGCTGGAAACGCGGCCCAATATGCGGCGATAGACCTCGAGATCGTCGATGTTGTCGTCGATGATGAGAATAGAGCAGTGTTCCGCCAATCTGTCAGTCCTCGAGTGGCAGGATCGCGATTTCGAACCAGTATTCCTTCAGCCGCTGGATCGCGGCAAAGAGCCCGTCGAGATCCACCGGCTTCTGCACATAGGTATTGGCGCCGAGCGCGTAGCAGCCTTCGATATCGCGTTCGTCGTCGGAGGTCGTGAGGATGACCACCGGGATCTTGCGCCAGCCGGCGTTCGACTTGATCGCCTCCAGCGTCTTGCGGCCGTCAAGACCCGGCATGTTGAGGTCAAGCAGGATCAGCCCCGGTTTCGGCACCATCTCGGCGAGCATGTCGAGCGCTTCCTGACCGGAGGCCGCCCAGCGGATCGAGTTGCGCAGATTGGTGCGTTTGAAGGCGCGCATCGTCGCTTCGAAATCGTCTTCGCTGTCCTCGACGATCAGGATCGGTTGCGTATCACGCTGCTGCATTCTGCCCCTCGCGCTTTTTTCCCAGAGTGAAGTAGAATGTCGTGCCGGTGCCGACCTCGGATTCCAGCCAGATATCGCCATTGTGCCGGGCGATGATCTTGCGAACGAAGGTGAGGCCTGCTCCGGTCCCGTCGTCGGAATCCTGCGACTTTTCCAGCCGTTTGAAAATGCGGAAAATATCCTCGTGGAATTCCCGCGGAATGCCCTTGCCGTTATCCTTAACGAAAAACACGTTGCGGGCAACCGTGCCGTCCTTGCCGACGAACCGATCAAGATAGCCGATCGAGACGAGCGGCGCCGGCTTGTCATTGTATTTGATCGCGTTGGTAATGAGATTGCGGAACACTTCGGTCAGCCGCGTCGCGTCGCAGACCACCTCCGGCAGCCGGCCGTCGATGATCACCTTGGCGTGTCGTTCCTCGAGTAGCAACTCCATCGTCGCGACGACATCCTTGACGATCAGGCCGATATCGGTGCGTTTGACCGCCAGCTGCTGGCGTCCGAGCCGGGAGAAATAAAGAAGCTCGTTGACGAGTTTCTCCATGCGCTGGCTGAGACGCACGAGCCGGTTCAGCCGGCGCACGCCGTCCGCATCGAGCTTGTCTTCATAATCTTCCAACAGGAAGCGGGAGTGGTTGTGCAGGCCGCGCAGCGGTTCCTTGAGATCATGCGAGGCGATATAGGCGAATTCATCGAGGTCGTGGTTGCTGCGCTCGAGTTCGGCCGTATAGGCCTCAAGCTGGGAAAGCGTCGTTTTCATCCGTTCTTCCTGCCGGACGCGCTCGCTGATGTCGCGCACGATACCGACGAAGGTCTTCGTATGGCCGGTGACGACGGCGCTGATGGAAACGTCGATCGGAAAGACGATGCCGTTCTTGCGTCGTCCGGAGACCATGCGCGTCGTGCCGATGATGCGCTCGTCGCCAGTCTGCCGGTAGTGGGCGAGATAGCCGTCATGCTCGGAATGGTAGGGTTCGGGCATCAGCATCTTGATGTTCTTGCCGATCGTCTCCTGCGGGGAGTAACCGAACATGCTTTCAGCCGCCGGATTGAAATTCCTGATCGTTCCACGCTCGTCGATGACGACGACGGCATCGGGCGTGCCGCGCACCAGCGCGCCGAAGCGGACGCGCTCGGTTTCGAGGTTATAGTTGTTGCGCATGAAATAGAAGACGAGGATCGCGATCAGCCAAAGCGTGGCAGCCGTGATGGCACGGTTGGCGATTTCCTGCCAGAACGCCGCCTCGTTGTGCTTGACGGCGAAGAAGCCGAGCATCAGGAGCACGGTGCAGGCAAAGGCGAAGAAAAGCGGCGCGTTCCGGTTGCCGAACCAGAGCGCCGTCAGCACCAGCGGTACGTAGAGAATGCCGTTGGCGACACCCAGCGGCGTATAGAGATCGACGAGAAGACCGGTGAAGCAGACCGCAGCCGGGATCCAGAGCGGGATCTGTGCCCGGTTTGCCGGCTGCATCCACCAGGAGCGGGCGAGAAGCCCCGAGCCGAAGATTACCATGCCGGCCGCCGTGTGCAGCGCCATCGCCGCATAGGGGCCCCAGCGGTAGCCCTGTTCGGCATCGGTGACATAGCTGGCCAGCGCGATCATGCCGAGCGTGATAACGACATAGCTCGTCAATTCCTGCACCACCTGGCTTCTCGACTTCTCCACCTGGAGCGAGAGCAGCAGCGAAAGATTGGCAATCAGGAAGACCAATGCCGTGTTCGGCCCCATGCCGCCGCCGATCTCGGCGAGGAAATCCGGCGAAACCAGAAAGCGCGAGATCAGCACGTCGACATTGTGAAAACTCCGCCCGATCGTGACGATTTCGACGAGGCGGGCCGCGGCGATCGCCGCCGCAAGCC from Rhizobium leguminosarum bv. trifolii WSM1325 encodes:
- a CDS encoding protein of unknown function DUF6 transmembrane (PFAM: protein of unknown function DUF6 transmembrane~KEGG: rec:RHECIAT_CH0000698 putative transporter permease protein) is translated as MSQAAPTLSEASPSNRFALAALLLGGAAIGGSPIFVRLSEVGPMATAFWRVALALIPIVIVSLLKKERGPKPQSLSDYGMLILPGVILALDLAAWHLSLTMTSVANATLLANLAPVFVTLIAFVFFSARISRGFALGLVLALSGVVILKGGPAAIGNGDLRGDGIAMIAAFFYACYILAIGRLRSRFDTLRIMLWSTTCAAACIFPIGLIYEGHMLPATVYGWSIVFGLAFISHAGGQVAITYALAYLPPAFSSLTLLLQPVVAAILAWALLNEAIGTMQALGGAVVLAGIMIARTSRVQV
- a CDS encoding Glyoxalase/bleomycin resistance protein/dioxygenase (PFAM: Glyoxalase/bleomycin resistance protein/dioxygenase; phospholipase/Carboxylesterase~KEGG: rec:RHECIAT_CH0000699 putative glyoxalase/bleomycin resistance protein/dioxygenase protein), translated to MVSGIHHVTAVTRKVQANVDFYAGFLGMRLVKQTAGYEDATQLHLFYGDGEGTPGSLLTFLAWEDGAPGRAGYGQISEISLSINPTSIGYWLTRAMSFGLSSEGPADEFGEPVLRLKDPDNIILKLAGAKSLVSPAAWDGASIPVEHAIQRVRGATMLTEKPTESRSFLESHFGYRFQASRGTIDRLVSQSGDIIDVRDARGFWSGAPGTGTVDHVAFRAADEETLLVVRKALEATDASPTNMHDRKYFRSLYAREPGGTLVELATDKPGMTVDEEQAALGGKLFAPPEAITNLHDLKVMLPQFSMPGQPRVNYRELPFVHRFYTPPDPDGSVFVLLHGSGGNETTLMPLLNKAAPRATLLGVRGRATEEGFPRWYKRITPFSFDQNDIKTEAEAFAAFIEGAVKSYGLDPQKVVYVGYSNGANLLNSLLYLHPHLVHKAVLLRSMPVLSDYPHADLKGTDLLVISGKTDAYGKYASELEGRLKSSGATVDSDVIPGGHDLGDADIPIIQKWLLQENR
- a CDS encoding histidine kinase (PFAM: ATP-binding region ATPase domain protein; response regulator receiver; histidine kinase A domain protein~SMART: ATP-binding region ATPase domain protein; response regulator receiver; histidine kinase A domain protein~KEGG: rec:RHECIAT_CH0000700 probable two-component sensor histidine kinase/response regulator hybrid protein); the protein is MAEHCSILIIDDNIDDLEVYRRILGRVSSTAYTVVEAETGEEGRALNGRKRPDCILLDYSLPGRDGLGVLADILEDDPAANVIMLTGQGSETVAVEVMKSGARDYLTKDSLSPETLHRCIQNAIMHGMLEAKLEQKRQSLEIFTRAMAHDLKEPLRTIKSFTRILHGSAALPAEDRELLDYVLSAADHMEDLIVKVSGFTKLEASGGLELRPVSLSDVLDQVEDNLRQQTESRGAVIIRGALPEVMGDATLLTQLLQNLVSNAIRYCEQKVPEISITGEAQGDTCRLTVRDNGPGIDPEHRELIFQPFKRLVGRGIEGTGLGLAICRRIAQMHGGSIWCEAENGPGATFILEVPLAEARPVPSAASAVPHSTRPAEQQAEGSGRLAEVLLVEDSPADIQLLKIKLMRREKVNFNLHVATNGREAMRLLEERAGIADLPQIDLMLLDINMPIMDGFEVLHALSADVRLKQIPVCILSTSSDESDMRRARNLGARAYMVKPPTLQQLEEALEDVENLELLQRGDSLALCAEQN
- a CDS encoding response regulator receiver protein (PFAM: response regulator receiver~SMART: response regulator receiver~KEGG: rec:RHECIAT_CH0000701 probable two-component response regulator protein), whose translation is MQQRDTQPILIVEDSEDDFEATMRAFKRTNLRNSIRWAASGQEALDMLAEMVPKPGLILLDLNMPGLDGRKTLEAIKSNAGWRKIPVVILTTSDDERDIEGCYALGANTYVQKPVDLDGLFAAIQRLKEYWFEIAILPLED
- a CDS encoding PAS/PAC sensor signal transduction histidine kinase (KEGG: rec:RHECIAT_CH0000702 probable two-component sensor histidine kinase protein~TIGRFAM: PAS sensor protein~PFAM: ATP-binding region ATPase domain protein; PAS fold domain protein; PAS fold-4 domain protein; histidine kinase A domain protein~SMART: ATP-binding region ATPase domain protein; PAS domain containing protein; histidine kinase A domain protein; PAC repeat-containing protein) — translated: MQDQGNVDLQDQPRQHYRAFAIAVGCLMLLLGATALTGWLLQAEIVISLVPGFPSMAFNTALCFVLSGAGLAASTLAARRFRIMAAITMGLAAAIAAARLVEIVTIGRSFHNVDVLISRFLVSPDFLAEIGGGMGPNTALVFLIANLSLLLSLQVEKSRSQVVQELTSYVVITLGMIALASYVTDAEQGYRWGPYAAMALHTAAGMVIFGSGLLARSWWMQPANRAQIPLWIPAAVCFTGLLVDLYTPLGVANGILYVPLVLTALWFGNRNAPLFFAFACTVLLMLGFFAVKHNEAAFWQEIANRAITAATLWLIAILVFYFMRNNYNLETERVRFGALVRGTPDAVVVIDERGTIRNFNPAAESMFGYSPQETIGKNIKMLMPEPYHSEHDGYLAHYRQTGDERIIGTTRMVSGRRKNGIVFPIDVSISAVVTGHTKTFVGIVRDISERVRQEERMKTTLSQLEAYTAELERSNHDLDEFAYIASHDLKEPLRGLHNHSRFLLEDYEDKLDADGVRRLNRLVRLSQRMEKLVNELLYFSRLGRQQLAVKRTDIGLIVKDVVATMELLLEERHAKVIIDGRLPEVVCDATRLTEVFRNLITNAIKYNDKPAPLVSIGYLDRFVGKDGTVARNVFFVKDNGKGIPREFHEDIFRIFKRLEKSQDSDDGTGAGLTFVRKIIARHNGDIWLESEVGTGTTFYFTLGKKREGQNAAA